ACTGTGTATCTCAATATTATGACAATGGTATTATATATTGGGTGTGTCAAACTAATTATAGCCGGGTACTTTGAATAGAACAAATTGACCTTGGGCAATCAATTTATACGATTCTATGAATTAATCTTGTGTTGACAAGAAAGGTTCGCAAGTAACcctaaaattagaaaaaaaatacatattataatcttCAATGTTTTAtgataactaaagcccggaccctgagggggctgtatattattcaaatgttgtaaatgcattgttaaaggtttgccgtaccgttttttacaaaggatttacaacaattgaacaataaacggcacgcttccggtcctacctctaatgataaCTGTCATggtgtgaaattaaaaaaaaaaatttaaataggttCGAAACCCAAATGCAATACGTCAAgggctacatatgtatggtgtGCGGACCGAAAGTTTGACATGCCAttgctatgtatgtaaatatacatatgtatgcatacctacatatataatacatatatgatcgaTTTTAGTCGAAACAATCGTGTCAATGTACGCAATTTTCTAGGAAATTAATTCGAAACCAAAACGGAAACCAGAATTGCCACTACATAGGCTATACCCGGGTATTGTACACGGTCTCGGGATCAGACGAGTACGGACACAATGGGGTCCATCTGGTTGCATTATCCTTCCGGTCCGGTGTTCGTTAATTATTAACGGGCACTTGTGCGGGCGCTCTGCCCCCTCAACTCTTCGGAACTTCTATACCTCCGCATCAAACCCATCCTcattatgtgtattatatgtacgtatatatccAAACCCAGTATTAGTATGTAGTCGTATCGGTGACGTGTgcgatttaaaaacaaaatacattcaGTTTTTTAGAGCTAACGTGACTAATGTTATCTGTGCCGCGGGTTCGTACTTAAAATTGTTACATCAGCAGGTGTGAACAATGCTCACGTTACCcgttgtacgtacatacatatgtacaatgtacatacatactatgtagtatgtatgctTACGATGTGGAGAACTTTTTGATCAAAGTGGACTATTTCCTTTGAACGATTTTACGAATGCTAATTAGATGTCAGGTGTGCCGAAGAAATTATGCAAAGAaagtgtaaatttaattttcttcgtatttaaataattttaacgcAATGTGTTGCAACTGTGTGTGGTTTATTTACTGCTGTAAGCGAGGGTTTTTCGATAAGCTCGCGTTTTATTGTTCaatgttgtatgtattttgcACTGTAACGGTAGGATTTCCATACATTGTTCTCAGAATTATATTTTCCTTTGAAACAagttattattacataattttcatttaaagaaAGGCTGTGCATTGTATAGTACAACATATTTGTGGTTCTCTTTCGATAACTTTATTACATAGTATAGATTTGTTTACAAATGCCTAATAGAttattttcttctccaaaaaGCATTGTAAAGAAGTAAATGTTTCCTAGAAGACGAACAATTGAATTTAGAAACAATACTGATTGCACTATTTTAAATGTGTAGTTCCATTTCGGTGATTGTGATTAAACAGACAAATTTTCCCGCTTTTCCAAaccctttttttttcattgcgataaaatttaatattgtgatACATTAAAGTCAATATTATGATACATATGTTGACCTGAATATCATATTTGTCATTGTCATGACGCCGATTGACGGATAACgtgacattacatacatacgtacctaaacAAAGCGGCCGCAATGCTCTTAATACTCACGCGCTATGATTCCTTTATTGGATTTGGAAGATCCCTCTTCGGCGtcgataactacatatgtacatataaaattacttCTCATATGTGAATCGTTAACAGGATAACCGCTCGCACGAAAATTGGTCACAGGAAAATTGACaaacagaaaactgcccaaatattggtcaaataataaaaatctcgtagAAAAAACCATATTCTGAGCAATACTTGAGCAGTTTTTTGTACGGAAATTTTTCTGTACGACCAATTCTCGTGCGACCAGTAATCCTGTTAGCTATTCACATTTGAGAAGTAACCCGTTTATCAAAATCTGGTAAACAGATTATtttgcacattgcgatcgcgcatacgacaatcgttgccaccgAATCATAATATCTTTATCTCACAACGACGCCATATTCCATGATCTTGCCATGAATGACATTGATGAACAGTGGTGATACATTTGTATCATATCTGAAGGCTCCAGGTCAATGAAGTCCATCTAGGAGAGTCTCCCACGCCCGGATATTAGTTTATATTCTGCCAAAGGATCATTTAATCGCCTTCACTTGATTGCGATCAATTTTCACTAATCTATATGATGTGTATACCAGTGACCTGCGGTGAATTTTCTGTTTGTATCGCACAGCTTTACTTAGGTGTTTACTTTTACATTAATATTCCATATGCCTAAGCGTAACGTCCAATGCTTTGGACGTTACGCTTGGACGTTATCGTGAGGCAAGACCAAGACAGCCTGGAGAAATGGGTCGTTTTGGGAAATTTGTGGGAAACAGAGGAAGAGGACGATCCCCAAAAAGAAGGATCACTGCGAGCTGCGGAGTATCGAGAGTATCGGGCTATGGGTTGAATTATGGAATGACGGGGTGTGACGGGTTGAATTATGGAAATTAGAAGACATGAAAGTCACGAGATCCTCAGATATGAGGAAAGCGACCAGAAAATTCCACATTTAGGTACACTTAGGTGTACGATGAAACAGAAAATTCCATCGCATGTCAttggcatacatatatatatatatatatatatatatgtatatatttatatatatatatatatatatatatatatatatatatatacagtggcggactgggactgaaatcagtgcatgccaggagtcaaagggggccccacccagggttaaaaaaatttgtcccccccccatataacaaaattttcttctttccatcacgctaaaaatcaagggcaaaaaataaataaaattttcaaaaatgggaataaacaaatttaggtacaagaaaaatggcaaaagcaaaatagatccataaattacattgtatatttcgttttaattcttttttgtcctaggtaaatagaatgcatcataaaagaatgcggcataaaagcggcttttactttcggtagaaaacaatcagggacgtcatttcagctttttcttgggggggggggggggcaggcaaagattggtcaaattgaattttttttcaaaaaatcttttttatatcggaataaaaatggaaaatatacaatatgaaaataataagcttatttttgaaaaaatatatataaaaatatcttatgtaaaaagccaaaaaagcgccgcaggcgaaaatttttttccaaaaattttcacatggtcgcaaaatggttaacaaaagtcgaccatcaaaatgtatcactatatcaaaaaatttacaaactttcggaaaaataaacgatacacatctgtttttgagacaaaataaagtaaaggcgaactttctaacgattcgctcaatGGGACGAACAATTTCCaagaatgttacccaaggcataccacttaaaaaccaaaatatatttgcttcaaaataataaaatcttttttttttcaaagcacatagcagcgattattttattagttacacaaaagtaacataatataagaaataaacgcagcattcatagatccatagtatctcattaatcattaaattcataatattttctaaattcgcttattccttaatttaggggggcgagtgccccccccaaattacgtccctgaaaacaaaaaatgcataatattttcaattaatgttaatcgaaaatcgagattttggggaggggcccctatcctatgtttcgatatacatggatgtgtctagattaggaatagattttatattcggaaactgtttaaaattgtgtatttaaatcttactatatcgtcgaagtataatcaaatattattttgaaagtatgtatgaagtaaatttaaatcgctggttgatgatgaatcgtcctatcaaaattgttttaagcaattcagtttatattattcacggaaatttgtttattcccatttttatttcattaggtagttgttacataggttggaaatattacataaccttgaggttggaaatgggcccggtaaaagggcccacgcaaatgttgaaacttacatttcgagcctaataaaaaaagttaaccgatccttgggctgttaaagcaggtattagttgtttgtgtatatcgtaagaaatttgttttgttgaaatacccacactctaggtcccaaagtgcaatatcctataaatttttacacacgtgaaatagttaaaaagttatttaattttactgagggcccatattttctaacggatagtggggcccacatgccatcgggcatgtacgcttgtatggccagtccgccactgtatatatatatatatatatatatatatatatatatatatatatatatatatatatatatatatatatacatatatatatatatttatatatatatatatatatatatatatatatatatatatatatatatatatatatatatatatatatatatatatatatataaaaggatTGATTACACTGATTGTTCGACGATTGTTCGTCACACATATTGACTGGCAATGcgcattattatttaatttattcttttgttttagTAATTCTCTTCAACGCCACCATATTGGGCACCAAATTCACGTTCGCGTTTACGTCTCTTCGGAGATGAAATAAGAAGAGGCAGCGGCAACAATCGAGCTCGGTAATAATTAGCTCGGGGTGAGTAGTCTTTTCACTTCATGGATTTACAATATCCACTTTTTATCAAGTGCACAAATGTGTGCACTGGGCCACtagtatgtatacaaaataaactTTTGTTTCTTTCAACCGCTCATTTCTACATTTCGAGTGTACAAATCTCCCCAGATTGACGCGACGGACACATAAGACCAGGCCAGACCGACTTTGAAATGTATCTACCACTGGCACGGCACATCTCTTGAAGCCATCGCAGTGTCCCTCGCGGCaaagtatgtattatacgtacatacgtaaagGGCTTGGGTCGCAATCCGCCATGTTATATCCTTTGTGCGGAGCGTATATAGTGGACGGGCGGCAGCAGCCCGGGCCCAGTCGCCCGGAGGAGAGGGCAGAAGCAGTACGTGTTTGCGGCGCGCACCACACTCTCGTTCACGAGCCGTGGACGGAAAGCTCGCGTCGAAAGCTCGAAAGCAGACCCACCCGCACACATCCTAACGCACGCATCGCCCACATCTCCACATAAGGACGTAAGTACACAACTTTTCTGAACGTATACACGCCGAGTGTGGGGTGCCCGACTATATTTCGCACACATTACGCATTCAAATACCCCGCGAGATGTGGGCACACCAACTCTTTGGTGTGTATCTCTTTCTATGTATGTGTTCGGTGTCATCTGTCCCAGTACTCCCCAGTACTCCCCTTCACTCTCTCtccctctttctctctctctctctctctctctctctctctctctctccctctccCTCTCTCGCTCTCGCTCTCTTTCTCTGCATAGTATTGAATTTGCACTTTAACGATACgccaatgtttatattattattattttatttttgattgacttaagattaataaaatatttaatcctgaaaaagacatacatacatatatgctacatAATAGAGGTATGTATGccgatatttttttgttatttccattgtttattatttttaattcagatTGATGCTTTTCTGGAATTAAAAGATTAGTTGTTGAGTTTATTTTTAGATCTGTTTTGTCTATTATTAGATTCTGGAGATTTAATGTCGTCCTTGGTTTTCAACCTTTACTTCTTTTGGATACAaaggttttttttgttttctttactaAAAAATTTTTcgataatttcgaattattgaAATTCTGCCGATTGGTTTTCCGTAAACAGGTGTTTACCTGTTCATACACTTTGGttacaaattaaattcatcaattttcctgtttatttatttttaatgatttttaaaatcgaatgcatgttttcgtttttattcgaattttaaTAGCAATTATACTAAATGAATAATGAAATCACCAGTAATACtcaatgaatgaatgaaataaataaacggaAAATCTCATTTAAgccttttttcaaaaaaatctacatggaaaaataaacgggaaaaaaataaattgggtaGGAGAAACCTTTTTTgaatactgtacatatgtatattaagaatTCGTAGTGAGATAATTAGTAAGTGGGGTTTGAGGGTTTGTCTAGAATAGTGCAATAAGAAGGAAGAAGGCACTCGAAgaagaaaaaatattcaaacatacatacatacatacatacgtatttatataaaataattgctttTACAAAAAGCTTGTTTTACTTTTATGCAATTAAACTATGAAAACATCTCACCATTGACATATGCAAATTTCTTATTGAAgtatgtaatttgtaatatacatagatatgtacatatgtatgtatatatgtatgtacatatgtatgtacatatattgttgaaagtttttttatacattcaaCCGAATTTTGAATGTTGAGatagaattattattatcacCGACGAGTAGTAACTTAtaacatttatatttcatacgtgtgtacattgtatgtatgtttgtacatatattttacaatatttattggATTTGTACATAGCTTAAGTTtacaaattatttgaattttgtctgAACCGTGATATTTGGAACATGTCCAACTTAGTatagtttttctagattttttttaattttaaatatacatatgtatatcagatataaatatatgtatgaaaaaccgGTTAGCTGTTATTATTACgcattcaattaatttaaatgtaaacatCGCAATGCAAAAATAGTTTTTGTGTAGGAATTGTCATTATTATGCAACAATAACAGCTCGACGAAATATCACGATTACGATTCATTAACtttgtttaatatgtatgtttacattcttacatacataatgttataaaaacatttgaatattattagtattgttgACGGCTGCTATTTACAGAAACACGATCGGCTTTTTTTATCAACACGTTTTTATTGCGatggaaaaaatgatttacctaatgtttgatttcaatttaatatacatatttttatggaaATATTCGTTTTTAGatacaacattttattatataaatatttcaaggaCGCTACTTAAACAAATTTAAACTTTGGCAAAAACTCATAAGCAcgaattttcatattgaaagAAATGATTATACGATATTTACAATGTGTCGATGTTGCCAAATTAAATATTGTCTACGTACTACGTTTTTTTGTTAACTAAAAGAAAGTTGTGAACTTCTTTAGCTGTGTCTGTTTTTCTCGAGATGCagaatttagtatttttttattatacatacatatgtacatatatatttctcaCTTCTTTTCTAATATAAAGACTATTAATCACGATCGCATTTCATTCCAGAGCAATTCGAATTCGGTTTATTCTGTAATTTGATACGGCATTGTTATCAAAACGAATGCTTTTCTCATTTGAATCGACGATGCGTTGTCGAATAATGGACtacatctatatattatatataaaaatgaatgtctgtgtgtgtgtgtgtctcgaataggctcctaaaccactgaaccgattacgatggaactttcaggatttattgtgcgcatgtctgggaagattactgtgaaaaaaaatcgggaaaaaacgggaacggaaacgggaaaaacgggaatgtttttttgggaattttttttttgttaattgtaatatattacatctataaatataatgtaatttatgcttagtacatatgtaataagcttttttttaattttcggatATATTCGAATAACTCtggatttactattcgatattcgaatagttgaataTTTGGAATCCCTATTCACCACCCGAACCATTATCAACGTTGGTATCAGGTGACACAATCCAATCGAAACATATCTTAAAAAACATACGCAAGTACAATTCATGTTTCCAAATGACATAATGACAAAGAAATAGGGTCTCAAACAACCAAAAAGTTTTCACaagttttcacaaaaaaaaacaatgaatgaaAGACGTAATAAGACGGTAATAACATTACTAATTCACCTAAATACAGGAATTATTCCAAATTCGCAATAAAGCCGACATCAACAACGTGTGAACGAGTATTTTCGACTGCAGGGTGGACGAAAAACAAAATTAGAAATAGACTCGACAATGAAACATTCAACgcattatctatatatataaatattaatgtctgtgtgtgtgtgtctcgaataggctgctaaaccactgaacttattacgatgaaactttcaggatttgttgtgtgcatgtccgggaagattactgtgaaaaaaaaaaactggaaaagagggaacggaaacgggaaaaacgggaatgagtgtcattgcaacgcaataatttcaaatgtgttcggtacctgcgtttttccgacaaatgggaacgggaacggaaacggaaacgagaacgggaacgggaacgggaattgcatgcgttattatgacattgcaacgcatgcctgggttcagctagtacatatataaaatgaacgttTCCTTACAAGAAATTcatatttaacatattaaaaacaatttggAGCCAAAGATCAAAATCAACGTATAACGTGATTTTCTAGATGTagtgtttttacatattttcaatatttgatattaaatttatgtgaaaCATTCcattctataaatattatattatgcgagGTTTGTTCATCTGTATGTGTCGAATACTAATGGGCTTTATAAGTTTCAACGACAATCTGTCATATTGGCCAGTCAATATTGTATGTTGCATTTGACTTTGAATTGACAAGTATCGTTTCCACACATCGATGTATCGATATTGAAGGGTCATAACTGTGAGTCTAAACATGTCGTGAGTaatgataattataatattttagatataaaCTTACATATTTGTTTTACATTTGTTATAAAAAGACGAGAAGAAAAAACAAACAAGACTTGATAGGTcttcttataaatatgtatatagtttaatGTGTCGGAGTTAGTCTAGTCCAAACTcaataacaatacaaaaaaaatataaaggttttccatatgcattttttttatgcgGTGTGATTAATGGAAATTTAGTGATGCGTTGCAgtttgaagtaaaaaaaaatactagaaaaGAGTGGAGAGCTCGTGCGTGCGGCAATTTTTCCGACGTACAGTTTTCCGTTTCCGGTTTTCGTGGAAATCGCAGAATCCCCATGTCGTCATCTCGGAGGTTTTCTTCCGTTTTTCAGCTGAAGGAAATTACTTTCAGCGAGTGTCCCTCCTACCATTCCATTCCATTCCTTCGCCCTCTTCCTCCTTCAGTCTAATATATTTCCATCACGCCCCGCCTATTTATTTTACATCAGTGACATTCAGCGCTGTAAACCCCGTTGAACCGTCGCCGATGTGTAAAATTACTGTAAAACACAGCCGCGCATTCGAATATCGACGATTTtcttcaaaaagaaaaaaaataagaaataaataaaatagacgaAATTCTCTCTCAGTGCCGTTCCAATACTTGCCGGCTTTAAGGTGCTAAAGTATAATTATTAGTGCAGTATATTATATCTGATTCTGAAATTATCtaatttgctttatttttttatgaaaacgcACCAAAAACAtgtttacaatttaaatatttataaattgaattttcgtttaaatatatgtacatacactgaattgtttaaatttaaatttaccgataatttaggattttttttgtttgagatTATaccaatttttcttttatttatttttttcattcagttCTGAATATTCTATTATAAGAAtctataaacatatttaaatatgtgcatatattaggATATCTCAGACTGAGCATGCCAAATTTTGTTGCATGTCGAAAAAATGTTATATCCATCATACTTTTATGTATTGTGTAATTTAactctttcattttatatatgttcatTCGGTtggttggtatttttttttattttaaacttatttaaGATTTCATTTGCTCCATTTATAAAACACTCATATCAAAGGTGTATATGCTTCGTTTATAGTTTCgacaagaatttttttttttcaaattgatgtTTCAATGGTTTAATTCACTAAAGggtatttttattgcataaaaattgtttattttttatattatctttgTGCGTACCCAGCAAATTGTATATATCCGGATTCAGGGTGTACGATATCgttcataaataaatcattagaGAGGTTTTTCGCTCCGTCGAGAATTTTCCGGTTGTGGTATTATCGCGAATTAAATCAGAAAATTGataccaaataaataaaaatatatatgccaTTTATACCTACTCCTCCTCtgagtaatatataaatacgtatgtatccatatttacctatatataaaaataaaaggcaAACGGTCGATTGGGTTTAACGACTGTTGCCGCTCTGTTTACCTCGACTACAAACGGTTAACATTTTTTAGAAAATTCCAATTGTTGTTTGTTTTCTTCTGATGATGCTCAGAAGTTTTACcctttcttgaaaatttaacatttttttaaaaaaatttaattattttgaaaataaaatttatcttttttatttggtgtttttttttcgaaaatttatCCACCCTAATAAAAATCCCATTATATCAATGTCAAAATTAAGAACCTCATATATCACAAcgtctctttcaaaatttgtTTTCTTTCTTGAATTTTTGATCCGTGAAAAGTGAGACTTTATtcacgtgtacatacatatgtacatacacatctatgtatgtatgtatgtatggttcaTAAATATAACAAGTTTAAATTCGGAAAAATCAGAGTTTTCCATGATGCAAATCCGCGGCAACGTCACTCATCCCTCCCGTTATCGTATTTTTTGTGTGCGAATAACAcactgaaataaaaaagaaaaaaatcatctgCCTGTAAAATTAGCATTAGCACCACTTTAGCACTCTTCTCGCACAATAAACACCGCGCTGAGTGCCGACCCTTAAAACCAGGGATCGTCaactgaatatatgtaatacgaatTTGTACATGCCTAAAGCTAAACAACCCGCATTCTTCGCAGGTGTTATCAAATTACGTTTCACTA
The nucleotide sequence above comes from Arctopsyche grandis isolate Sample6627 chromosome 4, ASM5162203v2, whole genome shotgun sequence. Encoded proteins:
- the LOC143910802 gene encoding uncharacterized protein LOC143910802 — encoded protein: MLWTLRLDVIVRQDQDSLEKWVVLGNLWETEEEDDPQKEGSLRAAEYREYRWTGGSSPGPVARRRGQKQYVFAARTTLSFTSRGRKARVESSKADPPAHILTHASPTSPHKDKWLANFSGRDICNWKHCRLAYSYVVKRTHANNPDGLIR